From Enterococcus wangshanyuanii, the proteins below share one genomic window:
- a CDS encoding dipeptide epimerase, whose product MKITKINVAAKAVKLKEPITIALGTIEHSMSAIVEIETDEGVIGYGEGSPGILITGETLKGTTECIQLFEKQLIGVDPLDIEKVHHIMNSIAAHAPSAKTAIDIACYDLLGKKSGLPVYKLLGGFSNSVKTDLTIGIDTPEIMAQKAKQAVLQGFDTLKIKVGTGFSQDISRIEAIRRAVGNDIKLRLDANQGWKPKEAVNMIQHIADYGIELVEQPVAYHDIDGLAYVTKNVSVPIMSDESCFNSKDALRLIRAHAVDYVNIKLMKCGGIHEALKINSICEAAGVECMIGCMVEETNIGVTAAAHLAAGTKNITRADLDATFGLTEVAIPGGVGLEPISIIELTNQAGLGLSK is encoded by the coding sequence ATGAAGATAACAAAAATCAATGTGGCAGCAAAGGCAGTCAAATTAAAAGAACCGATTACGATTGCACTTGGTACGATCGAACATTCGATGAGTGCAATTGTTGAGATCGAGACAGATGAAGGGGTTATTGGCTATGGTGAAGGGTCACCTGGGATTTTGATAACGGGTGAGACATTGAAAGGAACCACAGAGTGTATCCAGTTATTTGAAAAGCAATTGATTGGGGTCGATCCGCTGGATATTGAAAAAGTGCATCATATCATGAATTCTATTGCAGCTCATGCACCTTCAGCAAAAACTGCGATCGACATAGCTTGTTATGATCTTTTAGGAAAGAAATCAGGCTTACCAGTTTATAAATTACTTGGTGGTTTTTCAAACTCAGTCAAAACAGATTTAACGATCGGTATCGATACACCGGAAATCATGGCGCAAAAAGCCAAACAAGCAGTCTTACAAGGTTTTGATACATTAAAGATCAAAGTCGGTACAGGGTTTTCTCAAGATATTTCCCGTATTGAAGCCATTCGTCGTGCTGTGGGCAATGATATCAAGTTACGACTAGATGCAAACCAAGGATGGAAGCCTAAAGAAGCGGTAAACATGATCCAACATATAGCGGATTATGGAATCGAATTGGTCGAACAGCCTGTTGCATACCATGATATCGATGGCCTAGCTTATGTGACAAAAAATGTTTCTGTTCCGATCATGTCGGATGAAAGTTGCTTCAATTCAAAAGATGCATTACGTTTGATCAGAGCTCATGCTGTCGATTACGTGAATATCAAGTTGATGAAATGCGGCGGGATCCACGAAGCACTCAAGATCAATAGTATTTGTGAAGCAGCTGGTGTGGAGTGTATGATTGGCTGTATGGTGGAAGAAACGAATATTGGCGTAACAGCAGCAGCTCATTTAGCTGCAGGGACTAAAAATATTACAAGAGCAGATTTAGATGCAACATTTGGATTGACTGAGGTAGCGATTCCAGGTGGTGTCGGGTTAGAACCGATCAGTATCATTGAATTGACAAACCAAGCGGGATTAGGTTTGAGCAAATAA
- a CDS encoding XRE family transcriptional regulator translates to MEFREIKNLRKEKKITLTELGEKTGYSASFLSQIERGANRPSLEALRKIADALDVTVASLLANEAPQVIQDDETTEKGYKVIRNTSNTKYNPWQTNSTYYDTLFNLPVHTNNMVISKIYIDAQSSSSGRKIAHNLCEINYVIKGEATVELKDEVLVLNEGDAIFLEAFTQHNIMNATENELMLFTLQF, encoded by the coding sequence ATGGAATTTAGAGAAATCAAGAATTTAAGGAAAGAAAAGAAGATTACTTTAACTGAATTAGGGGAAAAAACTGGTTACTCAGCTAGTTTTTTATCACAAATCGAACGTGGTGCCAACCGCCCCTCACTAGAAGCTTTACGAAAAATTGCTGATGCTTTGGATGTAACTGTTGCCTCACTTTTAGCCAATGAAGCCCCACAAGTCATACAAGATGACGAAACGACTGAAAAAGGCTATAAAGTCATTCGAAATACCTCTAATACGAAATATAACCCGTGGCAGACTAATTCTACTTACTACGATACTTTATTCAATTTACCCGTACATACAAATAACATGGTCATTTCAAAAATCTATATCGATGCCCAATCTTCTTCCAGCGGCAGAAAAATTGCTCATAATCTTTGTGAAATAAATTACGTAATCAAAGGTGAAGCTACTGTTGAGCTAAAAGATGAAGTGCTTGTTTTGAATGAAGGCGATGCAATTTTTCTTGAAGCATTCACACAGCATAATATTATGAATGCAACAGAAAATGAGTTGATGCTTTTTACGCTCCAATTTTAA
- a CDS encoding metal-sulfur cluster assembly factor — MTETNQEWSAEEIEDIKEQILTALETVIDPELGIDIVNLGLIYEVEFAQNGDTVIKMTLTTMGCPLADVLTEQIHEALKEIPEVKNPEVKLVWYPAWTTDKMSRYARIALGIR; from the coding sequence ATGACTGAAACAAATCAAGAATGGTCTGCTGAAGAAATCGAGGATATCAAAGAACAAATTTTAACTGCTTTAGAAACAGTTATCGATCCTGAGCTTGGGATCGACATTGTTAATCTAGGCTTGATTTATGAAGTAGAATTTGCCCAAAATGGAGATACTGTCATCAAAATGACATTGACAACGATGGGCTGTCCTTTGGCAGATGTGTTGACAGAGCAGATCCACGAGGCTTTAAAAGAAATTCCCGAAGTAAAAAATCCAGAAGTAAAATTAGTCTGGTACCCAGCTTGGACGACAGATAAAATGTCACGTTATGCTCGGATCGCTTTAGGAATTCGATAA
- a CDS encoding EamA family transporter, whose translation MIDYFAIIIILIVSTLSGSAGALALKKGMNDLTELRFKFVLTNAWIYLGSFLYLLSAGTNILLLKFLDYSIAFPMTSLTYVWTVIISYFVFKERLTFRKIVAVLLIIIGVFVISQ comes from the coding sequence ATGATCGATTATTTTGCTATTATAATTATTCTGATTGTGTCAACATTATCTGGAAGTGCAGGAGCCTTAGCTTTAAAAAAAGGGATGAATGATTTAACTGAATTGCGTTTTAAATTCGTTTTAACGAATGCTTGGATCTACTTAGGTTCATTTTTGTATCTTTTGAGTGCAGGGACGAATATTTTATTGCTGAAATTTTTGGATTACTCGATCGCATTTCCGATGACTTCACTGACCTATGTTTGGACAGTGATCATTTCCTATTTTGTTTTTAAGGAAAGACTGACTTTTCGAAAGATTGTAGCGGTTTTATTGATCATTATAGGTGTCTTTGTTATTAGCCAATGA
- a CDS encoding EamA family transporter yields the protein MDAKKKQQKLSLGILLIIIAATLSSLGQLAWKFGADGSGSYAVILYVIGFIAAGAGMFFMMAGFRFGEVSILQPMMSLGFALSIVLGAVFLNESITWYKLLGTGFIVAGSILLGIEGNEGAE from the coding sequence ATGGATGCTAAGAAAAAACAGCAAAAACTTAGTTTAGGAATACTTCTAATTATTATTGCGGCAACATTAAGTAGTTTGGGGCAGTTGGCGTGGAAATTCGGTGCGGATGGCAGCGGAAGCTATGCAGTGATTTTGTACGTAATTGGATTTATAGCTGCTGGTGCAGGAATGTTTTTTATGATGGCTGGCTTTCGTTTTGGTGAAGTATCGATTTTACAACCAATGATGAGTTTAGGATTTGCTCTTTCGATCGTTTTAGGGGCAGTATTTTTAAATGAATCGATTACATGGTATAAACTATTGGGAACAGGATTTATCGTAGCTGGATCGATTCTTTTAGGGATTGAAGGAAATGAGGGAGCAGAATGA
- a CDS encoding alpha/beta hydrolase has protein sequence MTGIIWIVIILIGLIMGLAFYAANFFINVALFRENEWYHTTGHKMMNPDNFNKGRSQYDLIEEKQLQKGAEFWEQPFAADHWLDIENERLYSRLFQPHPKSKKWVICVHGYRSYGKRDMSYVASMFAEQGYNSLVPDLRAHGQSSGNVIGMGWLDRLDLLSWIQEVLKIDPNAEIILFGGSMGASTVMMTSGEELPKNVKGLVADCGYSSVYQEFGAMLRSAFRLPNFPILTIADSLARKKVGYSLKEASAVDQLAKNKRPLLLIHGTGDKFVPHQMLYKNMEATNGVKESLMIEKAPHLSSFIYEPEHYFETVFEFIHRYCQ, from the coding sequence ATGACAGGAATTATTTGGATCGTAATTATCTTAATCGGACTGATTATGGGGCTTGCATTTTATGCGGCAAATTTTTTTATAAACGTCGCTTTGTTCAGAGAAAATGAATGGTACCACACAACGGGACACAAAATGATGAACCCAGATAATTTCAATAAAGGGCGTTCCCAGTATGATTTGATAGAAGAAAAACAGCTTCAAAAAGGGGCAGAATTTTGGGAGCAGCCGTTTGCGGCAGATCATTGGTTAGATATAGAAAATGAACGTTTATATAGTCGCTTATTTCAGCCACATCCCAAAAGTAAAAAATGGGTGATTTGTGTCCATGGCTATCGTTCTTATGGAAAACGAGATATGTCCTACGTAGCATCTATGTTTGCTGAGCAAGGCTATAATAGTTTAGTTCCAGACCTAAGAGCCCATGGACAAAGCTCAGGAAATGTGATTGGTATGGGATGGTTGGACCGCTTAGATTTATTGAGCTGGATCCAGGAAGTACTAAAAATTGACCCAAACGCTGAAATTATTCTATTTGGAGGTTCTATGGGGGCTTCAACTGTTATGATGACAAGTGGCGAAGAACTACCTAAAAATGTTAAAGGTCTGGTTGCCGATTGTGGTTATTCTTCAGTTTATCAGGAATTTGGCGCAATGTTACGTTCTGCATTTAGATTGCCGAATTTTCCGATTTTGACGATTGCTGATTCTTTAGCACGAAAAAAAGTTGGTTATTCTTTGAAAGAAGCGTCTGCTGTTGATCAATTAGCTAAAAATAAACGACCGCTGTTACTGATCCATGGAACAGGCGATAAGTTTGTTCCACATCAAATGCTTTATAAAAACATGGAGGCGACAAATGGTGTCAAAGAAAGTCTGATGATTGAAAAGGCACCTCATCTTTCGTCGTTTATCTATGAACCAGAGCACTATTTTGAAACGGTCTTTGAATTCATACATCGCTATTGTCAATAA
- the lysA gene encoding diaminopimelate decarboxylase — translation MPLLFGTARFNTEEHLTIGGCDTVALTKKYGTPLFVYDVAHIRERARGFKQTLNSLGVKNKVIYASKAFCCLAMYKLLEEEELGCDVVSAGEIYTAIQAGMSPENIEFHGNNKTQEELLYAVEQGVGTIIIDNFYEIELLSAILKEKKTTQNVLFRITPGINAETHDYILTGQVDSKFGFDVASGQATQALEQILADDHLILKGVHCHIGSQIFSAEGFLAAVEKMLAILNEWKQAFDYTVDVLNMGGGFGVQYTESDDPLEPEAFVKAIVNAVKGQCALLDYAFPEIWLEPGRSIIAEAGTTIYTVGSEKIIPDVRHYVSVDGGMGDNIRPALYGAKYDGFLANRISKEPKTVKTIVGKYCESGDILIKDIELPPMQPRDLFAITSTGAYGYSMANNYNRNLKPAVVFVENGEAKLAIRRETYTDLVSLDCD, via the coding sequence ATGCCATTATTATTTGGAACAGCGAGATTCAATACAGAAGAGCATTTAACAATCGGAGGTTGTGATACGGTTGCTTTAACAAAAAAATACGGGACGCCCTTGTTTGTTTACGATGTTGCACATATTCGTGAACGTGCTAGAGGATTTAAACAAACTCTTAACTCTTTAGGAGTAAAAAATAAAGTCATTTATGCTAGTAAAGCTTTTTGTTGTTTAGCAATGTACAAATTATTAGAAGAAGAAGAACTAGGGTGTGACGTTGTTTCAGCGGGAGAAATCTATACGGCGATACAGGCAGGGATGTCACCTGAAAATATTGAATTTCATGGAAATAATAAAACACAAGAAGAGCTTCTTTATGCTGTTGAGCAAGGCGTTGGGACGATCATTATCGATAATTTTTATGAGATTGAACTATTAAGCGCTATTTTAAAAGAAAAAAAGACGACACAAAATGTTTTATTCCGAATCACACCAGGAATCAACGCGGAGACGCATGATTATATTTTAACAGGTCAGGTCGATTCAAAATTTGGCTTTGACGTAGCAAGTGGTCAGGCGACACAAGCTTTGGAGCAGATTTTAGCAGATGATCATTTAATATTAAAAGGTGTTCATTGCCATATTGGCTCACAAATTTTTTCTGCAGAAGGCTTTTTGGCAGCAGTTGAAAAAATGTTGGCGATCTTGAATGAGTGGAAGCAAGCGTTTGATTATACAGTAGACGTTTTAAATATGGGGGGCGGTTTTGGCGTGCAGTACACCGAATCGGATGATCCTTTAGAACCGGAAGCTTTTGTTAAGGCAATTGTAAATGCCGTAAAAGGTCAATGCGCATTGCTTGACTATGCATTTCCAGAAATCTGGCTTGAGCCAGGCCGCAGCATTATTGCAGAAGCAGGTACAACGATTTATACTGTTGGCTCTGAAAAAATAATTCCTGATGTGAGACATTATGTCTCTGTAGATGGCGGGATGGGTGATAATATTCGTCCAGCGTTATATGGTGCAAAATATGATGGATTTTTAGCTAATCGAATCAGCAAGGAGCCAAAAACAGTAAAAACCATTGTAGGAAAATACTGTGAATCTGGGGATATCCTGATCAAAGATATTGAGTTGCCGCCGATGCAGCCACGAGACTTATTTGCTATAACAAGCACAGGAGCATATGGCTATTCAATGGCGAATAATTACAATCGTAATTTGAAACCTGCGGTTGTTTTTGTGGAAAATGGCGAAGCAAAATTAGCGATCCGCCGTGAAACGTATACGGATCTAGTTTCATTAGATTGTGACTGA
- a CDS encoding serine hydrolase domain-containing protein, with product MSKQSKKIVYTCLLCVVLVILGYWYFKGSPFFSEPFVNTEKVTKTNQSTKIVKQKKIDQLIVAAHFKGTALVIDQGQVFYEKSYGYADAETKQENKITTPFPIASLQKIITGALILQLVNNKQLSLDTTLDQFYPTIETSKQITIKDLLNHTSGLMLPEEEPDHLLSEQNSQIDYALKEMEVDQGQEYLYSNGNYTILAGIISMILKQPYEEVVQKQVIDKLGLKQTYFWDTLPMKITVPKPYIYAGKDYQPDAFPSSEKLFSSLLGAGNMYMSTTDFWQFIQGLTNGELFKSSKYDELAEVKTGGYQSGMIYFDSLKYSIGSLGGYNTVIYGDQKNQQLVILFANQIGEEGIGALAEQVYQRVLTS from the coding sequence TTGAGTAAACAATCAAAAAAAATAGTTTATACTTGCCTATTATGTGTAGTGCTGGTCATTTTAGGTTATTGGTATTTTAAAGGGAGTCCGTTTTTTAGTGAGCCTTTTGTCAATACAGAAAAAGTCACCAAAACAAATCAGTCAACAAAGATAGTAAAACAAAAGAAAATCGACCAGTTGATCGTAGCTGCTCATTTTAAGGGGACGGCATTAGTGATCGATCAAGGCCAGGTGTTTTATGAAAAAAGCTACGGCTATGCTGATGCGGAAACAAAACAAGAAAATAAGATCACTACACCATTTCCGATTGCTTCTTTGCAGAAAATCATTACAGGTGCTCTAATTTTACAATTAGTCAATAACAAGCAGCTTTCATTAGATACGACCTTGGATCAATTTTATCCAACTATAGAAACGTCGAAGCAAATTACGATCAAGGATTTATTGAACCATACCTCCGGACTTATGTTGCCGGAAGAAGAACCTGATCATTTACTCAGTGAACAAAATAGTCAAATCGATTATGCCTTAAAAGAAATGGAAGTGGATCAAGGTCAAGAATATCTCTATTCAAATGGAAATTATACTATTTTAGCAGGAATCATTTCGATGATTTTGAAGCAGCCGTATGAAGAGGTGGTTCAAAAGCAAGTGATCGACAAATTAGGACTGAAACAAACCTATTTTTGGGACACTTTACCTATGAAGATCACTGTACCTAAACCATACATTTATGCTGGAAAAGACTATCAGCCGGATGCTTTTCCATCAAGCGAAAAATTATTTTCTAGTTTGCTTGGTGCAGGTAATATGTATATGTCAACGACAGATTTTTGGCAGTTTATTCAAGGATTGACAAATGGAGAGCTATTCAAGTCATCTAAATATGATGAGCTTGCAGAGGTAAAAACTGGCGGTTATCAATCCGGGATGATCTATTTTGATTCATTGAAATATTCCATAGGTAGTCTAGGAGGATATAATACAGTGATTTATGGCGATCAAAAAAATCAGCAACTAGTGATTCTCTTTGCAAACCAGATAGGTGAAGAAGGAATAGGAGCTTTAGCGGAGCAAGTCTATCAGCGAGTATTGACTTCGTAG
- the ppdK gene encoding pyruvate, phosphate dikinase, with protein MNYVLDFSDGSKEQTDLLGGKGANLAEMTKLRLPVPTGFTITTEACLDYLQKKDYVSENLDVEIRQHIQRMETRTNKLFGSVKNPLLVSVRSGSKFSMPGMMDTILNLGLNDETVFGLIEKTGDARFAYDCYRRLLQMFGDVVCGIDKDRFEDQLDFYKSKKNYGSDTELLAEDWQELVRIFKDIFLEVTHKPFPQDPYEQLKLAVEAVFRSWNNRRAITYRRLHDISDSLGTAVNIQEMVFGNFGSQSGTGVAFTRNPATGEKGIFGEFLLNAQGEDVVAGIRTPQPISELETLMPEVYQEFLRLSELLERHYKDMQDIEFTIENRQLYLLQTRNGKRTAKSAFKVCIQLVEERIISKEEALQRINPSMITQLLHPVFEPEQLKLAEVFAKGLPASPGAASGKIYFTAEQAKKASDLGEKVILIRQETSPEDIEGMVVSEAIVTSRGGMTSHAAVVARGMGVCCVAGCEEVQVDEFLEQATAGTVTLRQGDTISVDGTTGTIYRGSIPYVEGDEWQLLETITNWGKEIAKIGVKANAETPSDIETALKLGAQGIGLARTEHMFFGEQRIFEMRKMILAQDEESLMAPLNKLKEFQKEDFRTMFELLQDKPCTIRLLDPPLHEFLPQIEEEIEHLASETQRTVAQIKHRIAELHEQNPMLGHRGCRLAVTTPQIYEMQVAAIIESAMTVSQESGVTILPEIMIPLIGSKEELAWLRERLVQTIEQIFENEQKQIPYKIGTMLEIPRACLTADKIAEASDFFSFGTNDLTQLTYGFSRDDSVKFIGAYEERKLLKSDPFQHIDEEGVGALMTIAVDKIRSFDSDIKIGVCGEVGGDPQSIRFLQKLGVDYISCSPYRIPAAILTIAQESL; from the coding sequence GTGAACTATGTACTTGATTTTTCTGATGGCAGTAAGGAACAAACTGATTTACTTGGAGGGAAAGGCGCCAATCTGGCAGAAATGACAAAATTGAGGTTGCCGGTACCGACAGGGTTTACAATTACTACAGAGGCCTGTTTAGACTATTTACAGAAAAAAGATTATGTTTCAGAAAACTTGGATGTAGAAATAAGACAACATATACAACGGATGGAGACTCGGACAAATAAACTATTCGGCTCAGTGAAAAACCCGCTGCTTGTTTCTGTTAGAAGCGGCTCTAAATTTTCAATGCCGGGAATGATGGATACTATTTTGAATCTGGGGCTCAATGATGAAACTGTATTTGGGCTGATCGAAAAAACCGGTGATGCGCGTTTTGCTTATGATTGTTATAGAAGATTGCTGCAGATGTTTGGCGACGTTGTTTGCGGTATTGATAAAGATCGTTTTGAAGATCAACTGGATTTTTATAAATCAAAGAAGAACTATGGATCTGACACGGAACTGCTTGCAGAAGACTGGCAGGAATTGGTTCGTATTTTCAAGGATATTTTTTTAGAAGTGACGCATAAACCATTTCCTCAGGATCCTTATGAGCAGCTAAAATTAGCGGTAGAAGCTGTATTTCGTTCTTGGAATAACCGTCGAGCGATCACCTACCGCAGACTACATGACATTTCTGATTCATTAGGAACAGCAGTCAATATTCAAGAGATGGTCTTTGGGAATTTTGGTTCACAAAGCGGTACAGGAGTTGCATTTACACGTAATCCTGCAACTGGAGAAAAAGGAATATTTGGAGAGTTTTTACTGAATGCGCAAGGAGAAGATGTGGTAGCTGGTATCAGAACGCCGCAGCCGATCAGTGAGTTAGAGACGCTCATGCCGGAAGTTTATCAAGAGTTCCTCCGTTTAAGCGAACTTTTAGAACGTCATTATAAAGATATGCAGGATATTGAATTTACGATCGAAAACCGTCAGCTATACTTACTGCAAACAAGAAACGGAAAACGTACAGCAAAATCGGCCTTTAAAGTGTGTATTCAGCTGGTTGAAGAAAGGATCATTTCGAAAGAAGAAGCGCTTCAACGAATCAATCCATCGATGATCACGCAGTTGCTTCACCCTGTTTTTGAACCGGAACAGTTAAAACTGGCAGAAGTATTTGCAAAAGGACTGCCAGCTAGTCCTGGAGCGGCAAGCGGCAAAATCTATTTTACAGCGGAGCAAGCTAAAAAGGCGAGTGACTTAGGAGAAAAAGTTATTTTGATCCGTCAGGAAACGTCGCCCGAAGATATTGAAGGAATGGTCGTTAGTGAAGCGATCGTCACTTCAAGAGGAGGAATGACTTCTCATGCGGCGGTTGTTGCCAGAGGAATGGGTGTTTGTTGTGTCGCAGGATGTGAAGAAGTGCAAGTTGATGAGTTTTTGGAACAAGCAACAGCTGGAACTGTTACCTTGAGACAAGGAGATACGATCTCGGTAGATGGCACAACAGGAACCATTTATCGTGGGAGTATCCCTTATGTTGAAGGGGACGAATGGCAATTATTGGAAACGATCACAAATTGGGGCAAAGAAATAGCTAAAATCGGTGTGAAAGCAAATGCAGAAACACCATCAGATATTGAAACGGCGCTAAAATTAGGCGCACAAGGAATTGGTTTAGCCAGAACAGAGCATATGTTTTTTGGCGAACAGCGGATTTTTGAAATGCGGAAAATGATTTTAGCCCAAGATGAGGAGTCATTAATGGCTCCGTTAAATAAATTAAAAGAATTTCAAAAAGAAGATTTTCGCACGATGTTTGAACTTTTACAAGATAAGCCATGTACCATTCGTTTGCTCGACCCGCCATTACATGAGTTTTTACCGCAAATAGAAGAAGAGATAGAGCATCTAGCAAGTGAAACACAACGGACTGTTGCTCAAATCAAGCACCGTATTGCTGAATTGCATGAACAAAATCCGATGCTAGGTCATCGTGGCTGTCGTTTAGCCGTTACAACTCCTCAAATTTATGAAATGCAGGTTGCTGCTATTATTGAAAGCGCAATGACAGTTTCACAGGAATCTGGAGTAACGATTTTGCCGGAAATCATGATCCCGTTGATTGGGAGTAAAGAAGAGCTAGCTTGGTTAAGGGAACGTTTAGTCCAAACGATCGAACAAATTTTTGAAAACGAACAGAAACAAATTCCTTATAAAATTGGCACAATGTTGGAAATACCAAGAGCTTGTTTGACAGCAGATAAAATTGCTGAAGCGTCTGATTTCTTCAGTTTTGGTACGAATGATTTAACGCAACTGACATATGGATTTTCTCGTGACGATTCCGTAAAATTCATCGGTGCATATGAAGAAAGAAAACTCCTAAAATCTGATCCATTCCAACATATCGATGAAGAAGGCGTTGGCGCTTTGATGACTATTGCGGTGGATAAAATCAGAAGTTTTGATTCCGATATTAAAATCGGGGTTTGCGGGGAAGTTGGTGGTGATCCTCAGTCGATTCGTTTCTTGCAAAAACTGGGCGTCGATTATATCTCTTGTTCGCCATATAGGATACCTGCTGCGATTTTGACGATTGCACAAGAAAGTCTTTAG
- a CDS encoding helix-turn-helix transcriptional regulator has protein sequence MKLTSRQLEIIKIVKENEPISGDSIAGTLGLSRATLRSDLAILTMTGLLDARPKVGYFYTGQTIEPLLYEKLYKKTVQDILLPPILIHQGTTVYDAVTNLFMYDVGSLYVKDDNDDLIGVLSRKDLLRAAISNPNTEKTPVAMIMSRMPNIITITKDRTILEAGSLLLQHSIDTLPVVEIDHPKKVIGKVTKSRIMAYFINAGNEIEKENY, from the coding sequence ATGAAACTCACCTCTAGGCAATTAGAGATTATCAAGATCGTCAAAGAAAATGAACCGATCAGTGGTGACAGTATCGCAGGTACACTTGGCCTAAGCCGAGCGACTCTAAGAAGTGACTTAGCGATTTTGACGATGACTGGTTTACTGGATGCCAGACCTAAAGTTGGGTATTTTTACACTGGACAAACCATTGAACCGTTACTTTATGAAAAATTATATAAAAAAACCGTACAGGATATCCTTTTACCACCGATACTCATCCACCAAGGAACAACGGTTTATGATGCCGTTACTAATCTATTCATGTATGATGTCGGCTCATTATATGTAAAAGATGATAACGATGACCTGATCGGTGTGCTTTCTCGGAAAGATTTACTGCGTGCTGCAATCAGCAACCCAAACACCGAAAAAACACCTGTTGCAATGATCATGAGCAGGATGCCGAATATTATTACGATCACAAAAGATCGCACGATTTTAGAAGCCGGCAGTTTGTTACTTCAACATAGTATCGATACCTTACCTGTAGTGGAAATCGACCATCCTAAGAAAGTTATTGGTAAAGTGACAAAAAGCAGAATCATGGCTTACTTCATCAATGCTGGTAATGAGATCGAAAAAGAAAATTATTAG
- a CDS encoding pyruvate, water dikinase regulatory protein — translation MQKNKINIYLISDSVGETAQKIISAVSAQYPDIDMSDIQRFPFITDEELLQPILKDALHDKAVVVTTLVNKKLVQLVKEFSDRTGLQFVDYMSPLSEIVEGTFGVQPLQEPGALHKLNEQYFSRVSAIEFAVRYDDGKDPKGFLEADYVLLGVSRTSKTPLSMYMANRNHKVANLPLIPEVALPAELDQIDPKKIIGLTTTIDSLMDIRKSRLHSLGLKEDSAYTNADRIQEELDYAAEVFAKYNALVIDVNKKSIEETTTIIEDLTQNN, via the coding sequence ATGCAAAAAAACAAAATCAATATTTACCTGATATCCGATTCAGTGGGTGAAACGGCTCAAAAAATCATTTCAGCAGTTTCTGCACAATATCCGGATATCGATATGAGTGACATCCAACGGTTCCCTTTTATTACGGATGAAGAATTATTACAACCAATCTTAAAAGATGCCCTTCATGATAAAGCTGTCGTTGTTACAACTTTAGTGAATAAAAAATTAGTTCAACTAGTGAAAGAATTCTCGGATCGTACCGGCTTACAATTTGTAGATTATATGAGTCCTTTAAGTGAGATCGTGGAAGGAACATTTGGTGTCCAGCCTTTACAAGAACCTGGTGCTCTGCATAAATTAAACGAGCAATATTTCAGCCGTGTTTCTGCTATTGAATTTGCTGTCCGATACGATGACGGAAAAGATCCGAAAGGTTTCCTTGAAGCAGATTATGTTCTTTTAGGCGTCTCACGTACCTCTAAAACACCCCTAAGCATGTATATGGCTAATCGTAATCACAAAGTGGCTAATTTACCCTTGATCCCAGAAGTTGCATTACCAGCTGAATTGGACCAAATCGACCCTAAAAAAATCATCGGTTTAACAACAACGATCGATAGCTTAATGGATATTCGTAAATCTCGCCTACATTCACTTGGTCTAAAAGAAGATTCGGCTTACACGAATGCAGACCGAATTCAGGAAGAATTAGATTATGCAGCCGAAGTTTTTGCGAAATATAATGCACTCGTGATCGATGTGAACAAAAAATCGATCGAAGAAACAACAACGATCATTGAAGATTTGACGCAAAACAACTAA